TCGCTCGCCTCCAGTTTAGCCTCGTAAAGGTACGTCTAACTATGACGGTTCGTTATCCCCAGTAGGTTGATCCCAAACAGATTGACCTCCGGTAGGGTGACCCCCTAATAGGCCGATCCTGATAGGCTGATCCCAAATAAAGTGACACCCAATAGACCAACCCCCTGATAGGACAATCCTGATAGGCCGATCCCAAACAGATTGCCACCCAATAGGACGACCCCCAATAGGCTGATCCCAAATAGACTGACCCCCGATAGGACAACCCCTCCAGAAGTCAATCCCCAAAAGagcgacacccccccccccaatatttttaGCTCAATTTCTTTCAACCCTGGCCCACACTGGCCTCTCGCAACCAAATCCCGACTTGTTTGCCCAGAGATCCCAATGGTGGCCCTCTTGCTCACTCTTCCGGTTTCCCCTACGTCGACGACTTACTTCGATGAAGTGGCCACCTTAACCCCTCTATTTGCCCCCCGCCTTGTTTACTTTTTTGCCGGTGCCTGAGACGTCAAAAGGGCTGACGACCGAATGCACACACCAGAAAAAACCAACCCACATCCAAGCCATATTGTTTACACGCTCTGGGTTCGAGTGGCGCCCAGTCTTTCTTTTGGACATGGAGGCTTCTGGAGAAAGTTGAGTTTGGGATTCTCTGGACACAAGCCAGGGCTTTTGTTCTCCCACCATACTTCTTCatatacccccctcccccccagatCTAATAAACGCTGATGTCAGATTCTGGAGTGGACTCCTTGTCTCCCTTTTACACCAAGGCTTTGGatcgcaactcccatcatcccccaacCATTGGCCACACGATCTGGGGCTGCTGGCAGTTGTCAGCCATGTTGAAAATTGAACTTTGTTTGCTCCATAATAATTCAAAGGCCTTTTATGGGGTGCGGTAGGCATGGTTTGACCAATTTGCGCCATTTGAAGCCCATCCAAGGGCATTTTTGGGTTGTGGGAGGGATTAATTGACAGGATAATTGGCTTTTTCCCTGGCAAACATGCAAGACAGTTTGTTGTCAatctcatttttgtattatttatgttaacAAACCAGTAAGGACGCTTCAATGAGTTCaatacaactttaaaaatacaaatatacaataataaaaaagtatcaccatgatatattattatacataataataataataataataataataataataataataatttattcttttctatcccgcttttcttcatgggtgggattcaaagcggcatacaatatataaaaatcatacaaataCATTTTACCACAATACACCATCAGTTCaaacatcatatcctgatataaaaacccaattaacgtatcaaataaaacaaagtaTATTATCAGGAGtattataattactatattagtattactatattacaatattattatttattattatattgcattctgtattatgagtattatattgtattctattataatattattatgagaATGTGtctatacaatatattctatgaTGAGCCTGGCACAATATTagtatgatatacagtagagtctcacttatccaacgttctggattatccaacgcatttttgtagtcaatgttttgaatacatggtgatattttggtgctaaatttgtaaatacagtaattactacatagcattactgcatattgaacgacttttttctgtcaaatttgttgtctaacatgatgttttgctgcttaatttttaaaatcataacctaatttgatgtttaataggcttttccttaatctctccttattatccaacatatttgcttatccaacgttctgccggtgcgtttacgttggataagcgagactctactgtattattatattgtttgatACCACTAGACTgccatattattagtaatattatatataattattagatattattatactgtactatatgatTAGACCACAATACCTATCATATTCTACCAGGATGTCATACTATTCGTATGATACAATATATTGCACTAGAACATAAGTTGTAGTACAGAGAATACATTATGTGACAACATGATTGCTATTATATATTGCATAGTATGATCTAGAAACGAGACCAACCTGTGTGTGGATGCCAAGCCCTTGGCAAGAGGGGCCTTTGTGGGCCCAGTCCTCCTTTTTGCCGGCCTGGCTCTCCCTttcctggccccatgtaagccgccccgagtcccttcggggagatggggcggggtataagaataaagttgttgttgttgttgttgttgtttcctggCCTGTCCGCCATTCCTCCTCACGGAGCCCTGGCTGAGGGGTCACTTGGCAACCGAACTTGTCGGGGAGCTTGCTGCTTTGCCGCTCAAAAGCGGGCCTTCCCTATTGGCTGGGGTTGGCCAGGGGCGGGGCCGGGGCGGGTCTGTCTccgcctggccccgccccctcatggGGACGCTTTCCCGCGATTTGGCCGAGGCGGCCATGGGCTCGGGCGGCCCGGAAGCGGGGGTCGACCTCTACCGAGACACGTGGCTGCGCTACCTGGGTAAGGAAGGCTTCCCTCCGCGCCTGACCTGCTCGCTCCAGATTCCTTGCCCGCTGGGGGCCCTGCTTTCTAGAGACGGGTGAACTGGAACTCccagactccaagggccatcacCCCCAAAACGCGCCAGTATTAACAGTTGGTTAtgttgggtctctgtgccaagttcggtccagatctgtcattggggAGGCTCAGAGTGCCATCTGGATGcagggggaactacaactcccatgcaggTGGGTCAGCCCCCCACcgccaaaccctgccagtatgttcagttagtcatcagggttctgtgtgccatgtttgatcCCGATCTGTCATTGCTGAGGCTCAGAGTGCCATCTGGATGcaaggggaactacaactcccatgcaggTGGGTCAGCCCCCcacctccaaaccctgccagtatgttcagttagtcatcagggttctgtgtgccatgtttgatcCCGATCTGTCATTGCTGAGGCTCAGAGTGCCATCTGGATGcagggggaactacaactcccatgcaggTGGGTCAGCCCCCcacctccaaaccctgccagtatgttcagttagtcatcagggttctgtgtgccatgtttgatcCCGATCTGTCATTGCTGAGGCTCAGAGTGCCATCTGGATGcaaggggaactacaactcccatgcaggTGGACCAAGGTCTCCAGTATGCTTTGGTGGTCATCAgggttctgtgtggcaagtttgatccagatctgtcattagtgggattcagaatgctctctggatgcagggggaactataactcccaccgaGAAATAACAATAGAAATGACTATATTATAGAAATGAAGCAAATACTAATgctcccaccctctctccctgttTGGTGGCCAAAAGCAAGGTGACTTTGGGAGATAGAAGTAaagttaatcatcatcataataaagataataaacatAAAGCTAATAAAGATAATATATtgatgttaataaaataataataatataaagatgatgatgatgatgatgataataatacttcATCTCTGTTTGGTGGCCCAAGACAAGGGAACTTTGTGGGATAGAAACAAAgtgaataatgatgatgatgatgatgatgatgatgataataataaagataatgttaatatattgataataataataatatgatgatgatgatgacgataaaTATTTCCTCCATGTTTGGTGGCCCAAGGCAAGGAGACTTGTACCCACGTTCACCTTGGCCTTTGTTGACATCGGGAAGGAGCTTCTATTACCAAAACGCGGCTAAATATAACTCACTCGTAGCCTGAAATAGAATATTATGTAAGAGTTTTGATatagtataaaatacaataatatatacagtagagtctcacttatccaagcctcgcctatccaggtttctggattatccaagccatttttgtagtcaatgttttcaatatatcgtgatattttggtgctaaatttgtaaatacagtaattactacgtagcattactgcgtattgaactactttttctgtcgaatgtgttgtctaacatgatgttttggtgcttaatttgtgaaatcataacctaatttgatgtttaatgggcttttccttaatccctccttattatccaagatattcacttatccaagcttctgccggcccgtttagcttggataagtgagactcgactgtaataTGAAATGATAATGTAATAGTACAGTAGAATATAAGAAGATGCTGGCCAAGGCTAGGATGGTAGTGGCCCAAGGCTTTGGGGTCAAACCAGGGGAGGAAAATGCGTGACCTCGGTTGCCGTGTGACCTTTGGTGACCCTggcctggggctgagagagtgtggccctTTGGGGATCCAGGCCCTCAAGGATTGGGCATCTCTCCTTCTAGGTTATGCCAACGAGGTCGGGGAGTCCTTCCGGGCCATCGTCCCGGTCTCTTTGGTCTGGGCCAGTTATGGGGTGGCCACGGCGTACGTCACCGCGGATGCCGTCGACAAGGGCAAGAAGGCCGCCGCCCTCCAGGTAGGTGCCTTGACCCCACACGAGGCCCATTGCTTGGGTTCCGATGACCCAAGGGTTCCCTGGACTCTGACGCCGCGTCCTTCCTCCTCCCGCAGGCCCAGCAGGGGGGCGGTGTGGCCAAGGAGGCCACGCTGGCGGTGGTGGACACCTTCATCTGGCAGGCGCTGGCCTCGGTCATCATCCCCGGCTTCACCATCAACCGCATCTGCGCCGCCTCCCTCTACCTCTTGGCCTCGCGGACCCGGTGGCCCCTGCCCGTCCGCAAGTGGGCCACCACCGCCCTGGGCCTCTCCGCCATCCCCTTCATCATCAAGCCCATCGACCGGTAGGTTGCCCCTCCTCGGGGATGATGGGACATTGGGCGGCAAGCAGAACCATCGATCCAATTCCAGCCATTTCCCCTTTTCACGAGGAATCTAGGGCAGCCATAAATCCATGTTCCCGGGTCCCATTGATCGCTCGCCTGCATCAGGACTTATCGATTGACTTTGCCCTGAAGCCGAGCATATAGCAGCTCACAAGCGCCACCTAGTGGCTTGGTTGTTACAGCAGCTCCTTGTGACCCACTGGCACCACCTTGTCATCAGTGGCCttaatataaaatgaaattaaagagAATTAAAgagaattaaattaaatatagaattaaatttcatattttaaaacctTGTTATTCTTATGGGGAGTTTAGTACAGAGACGTTTTCCTTTTCTCATCCCGTAGGTCGGTGGATTTCTTGATGGACTCCAGCCTCCGGAAACTCTACAAAAGGG
This genomic interval from Anolis carolinensis isolate JA03-04 chromosome X, rAnoCar3.1.pri, whole genome shotgun sequence contains the following:
- the mtfp1 gene encoding mitochondrial fission process protein 1; the protein is MGTLSRDLAEAAMGSGGPEAGVDLYRDTWLRYLGYANEVGESFRAIVPVSLVWASYGVATAYVTADAVDKGKKAAALQAQQGGGVAKEATLAVVDTFIWQALASVIIPGFTINRICAASLYLLASRTRWPLPVRKWATTALGLSAIPFIIKPIDRSVDFLMDSSLRKLYKRDEKPPTSF